The following proteins are encoded in a genomic region of Oncorhynchus gorbuscha isolate QuinsamMale2020 ecotype Even-year linkage group LG11, OgorEven_v1.0, whole genome shotgun sequence:
- the LOC124047572 gene encoding bone morphogenetic protein 2-like translates to MILQGLLVWLVLTLTLRTVSMFTISYDEESNETVWIENRLDITKSAKKMDELFNPKDLPESSSVPHRKAPQFMLDLFNSVADSNGYPRNSEKLEGNVVRSFEDRGHAGGRFHFFHLSSFARDERMIKAEFRWFRQKQRLFLGQAYGPHFYKVDLYEVLDNRVKPWRGNLITSRLLPLYTQGWEVFNVTQTVSNWIRNSEENNGILVVTTLPSGKWIKSVLQSSERQGESPAENAFLVIFSDDGRGSTTNQSLNQGHVSHATAHDSPAKVLRQDSGSRRRRAAPSYPRSRPMSCQRIPLFVDFEEIGWAGWIISPRGYNAYHCKGSCPFPLGESLRATNHATVQSIMHALKLSNDVNTPCCVPDKLQSISLLYFDDEENVVLKQYDDMVAVSCGCH, encoded by the exons ATGATATTACAGGGTCTACTCGTCTGGCTAGTCCTCACATTAACGCTAAGAACCGTGTCCATGTTCACTATCTCTTATGACGAAGAATCCAATGAAACTGTTTGGATAGAGAACCGTTTGGATATAACAAAGTCGGCTAAGAAGATGGACGAATTGTTCAATCCGAAGGATTTGCCTGAGAGCTCTTCAGTGCCTCATAGAAAAGCACCTCAGTTTATGCTGGACTTGTTCAACTCAGTGGCGGACTCCAATGGATACCCCAGGAACTCGGAGAAACTAGAGGGCAACGTGGTGCGGAGCTTCGAGGACAGAG GGCATGCCGGTGGAAGGTTTCATTTCTTCCATTTGTCCTCATTTGCCAGAGATGAGAGAATGATCAAAGCAGAATTTCGCTGGTTCAGGCAAAAACAACGACTTTTCCTTGGGCAGGCATATGGACCCCATTTCTACAAG GTGGACCTATATGAGGTGTTGGACAACAGAGTAAAACCTTGGAGAGGGAATCTAATCACGTCAAGACTGTTGCCTTTATACACTCAGGGATGGGAAGTCTTCAACGTCACACAAACA GTGTCCAACTGGATTCGCAACAGTGAGGAGAATAATGGTATTCTGGTGGTTACTACTCTGCCATCGGGGAAATGGATTAAGTCAGTCCTGCAGTcttcagagagacagggagaatcaCCTGCGGAGAATGCTTTCCTGGTTATATTCTCAGACGACGGAAGAGGCTCGACCACTAATCAGTCACTAAATCAAG GACATGTCAGCCACGCCACCGCACATGACAGTCCTGCGAAGGTATTGCGTCAAGACAGTGGGAGCAGAAGGAGGCGCGCAGCCCCAAGTTATCCCCGCAGCCGCCCCATGTCCTGCCAGCGTATCCCCCTCTTTGTGGACTTCGAGGAGATCGGCTGGGCAGGCTGGATCATCTCTCCACGGGGGTACAACGCTTACCACTGCAAGGGCTCCTGCCCGTTCCCACTCGGAGAGAGTCTCCGCGCCACGAATCATGCCACTGTGCAGTCCATCATGCATGCACTAAAGCTCTCCAACGACGTGAATACACCATGCTGCGTGCCTGACAAACTCCAGTCCATCAGCCTTCTCTATTTTGACGACGAGGAAAACGTAGTTCTTAAACAGTATGACGATATGGTGGCAGTCAGCTGTGGCTGTCATTGA